From a region of the Desmodus rotundus isolate HL8 chromosome 7, HLdesRot8A.1, whole genome shotgun sequence genome:
- the ZBTB1 gene encoding zinc finger and BTB domain-containing protein 1 isoform X2 translates to MAKPSHSSYVLQQLNNQREWGFLCDCCIAIDDIYFQAHKAVLAACSSYFRMFFMNHQHSTAQLNLSNMKISAECFDLILQFMYLGKIMTAPSSFEQFKVAMNYLQLYNVPDCLEDIQDADCSSSKCSSSASSKQNSKMIFGVRMYEDTVARNGNESNRWCAEPSSTVNTPHNREPDEESLQLGNFPEPLFDVCKKSSVSKLSTPKERVSRRFGRSFTCDSCGFGFSCEKLLDEHVLTCTNRHSYQNTRSYHRIVDVRDGKDGGIKAEFGEKDSSKTFSPQTEKYRGDTSQAADDSTSTTGSRKSSTVESELASEEKSRAAERKRIIIKMEPEDIPTDELKDFNIIKVTDKDCNESTDNDELEDEPEEPFYRYYVEEDVSIKKSGRKTLKPRMSLNADERVGLENMRPPNNSSPVQEDTENASCELCGLTITEEDLSSHYLAKHIENICACGKCGQILVKGRQLQEHAQRCGEPQDLTMNGLGNTEEKMDMEENPDEQSEIRDMFVEMLDDFRDNHFQINSIQKKQLFKHSACPFRCPNCGQRFETENLVVEHMSSCLDQEMFKNAIMEENERDHRRKHFCNLCGKGFYQRCHLREHYTVHTKEKQFVCQTCGKQFLRERQLRLHNDMHKGMASGDIGPSKPLEK, encoded by the exons ATGGCAAAGCCCAGCCACAGCAGCTACGTCCTTCAGCAGCTAAACAACCAAAGGGAATGGGGCTTTCTCTGTGACTGTTGTATTGCAATTGATGACATTTACTTTCAAGCGCACAAAGCTGTGCTAGCTGCTTGTAGCTcctattttagaatgtttttcatGAACCATCAGCATAGTACTGCACAACTGAACCTCAGCAACATGAAAATTAGTGCTGAGTGTTTTGATCTCATTTTGCAATTTATGTATTTAGGGAAAATTATGACAGCTCCCTCCAGTTTTGAGCAATTTAAAGTGGCAATGAATTACCTACAGCTGTACAACGTTCCCGACTGCTTAGAAGACATACAGGACGCAGATTGTTCTAGTTCAAAATGTTCATCTTCTGCTTCTAGCAAACAGAACAGCAAAATGATATTTGGGGTAAGAATGTATGAAGATACTGTGGCTAGAAATGGCAATGAATCCAACAGGTGGTGTGCAGAGCCAAGTTCAACAGTAAATACACCACATAACAGAGAGCCTGATGAAGAGTCTTTACAATTGGGTAATTTTCCTGAACCACTGTTTGATGTATGTAAAAAAAGCTCTGTGTCCAAATTATCTACTCCAAAAGAACGTGTGTCACGACGCTTTGGACGAAGTTTTACCTGTGATAGTTGTGGATTTGGCTTTAGCTGTGAAAAATTATTAGATGAGCATGTGCTAACCTGTACTAACAGACATTCATACCAAAACACGAGATCCTACCACAGAATAGTAGATGTTAGAGACGGAAAAGATGGTGGTATCAAGGCTGAATTTGGTGAAAAGGATTCTTCTAAGACATTCTCTCCACAGACGGAAAAATACAGAGGAGACACAAGCCAGGCTGCTGATGATTCGACTTCGACCACTGGAAGCAGAAAGAGTAGCACAGTGGAGTCTGAACTAGCCAGTGAAGAAAAAAGCAGAGCTGCTGAGAGGAAAAGAATCATCATCAAGATGGAGCCAGAAGACATTCCTACAGATGAACTGAAAGACTTTAACATTATTAAAGTTACTGATAAAGACTGTAATGAATCCACTGACAATGATGAATTAGAAGATGAGCCTGAAGAGCCATTTTATAGATATTATGTTGAAGAAGatgtgagtattaaaaaaagtgGTAGGAAAACTCTAAAACCTCGGATGTCGCTAAATGCTGATGAAAGAGTTGGTTTAGAAAACATGAGGCCTCCTAACAACAGTAGTCCTGTACAAGAGGATACTGAAAATGCATCTTGTGAGCTGTGTGGACTCACAATAACCGAGGAGGACCTGTCATCTCATTACTTAGCCAAACACATTGAAAATATCTGTGCATGTGGTAAATGTGGACAAATACTTGTGAAGGGTAGACAGCTTCAGGAACATGCTCAGAGATGTGGAGAACCCCAAGATCTGACAATGAATGGGTTAGGAAATACTGAGGAGAAAATGGACATGGAAGAGAATCCTGATGAGCAGTCTGAAATAAGAGATATGTTTGTTGAAATGTTGGATGATTTTAGGGACAATCATTTTCAGATAAACAGTATCcaaaaaaagcagttatttaaaCATTCTGCTTGTCCTTTTCGGTGTCCTAATTGTGGCCAGCGTTTTGAAACTGAAAATCTAGTGGTTGAACATATGTCTAGCTGCCTAGACCAAGAAATGTTTAAGAATGCTatcatggaagaaaatgaaagagatcACAGACGAAAGCATTTTTGTAATCTCTGTGGAAAAGGGTTTTATCAGCGATGTCACCTAAGAGAACACTATACTGTTCATACGAAGGAAAAACAGTTTGTGTGCCAGACATGTGGAAAGCAGTTTTTAAGAGAACGTCAGTTGCGACTGCACAATGATATGCACAAAGGCATGGCCAG TGGTGATATAGGGCCTTCTAAACCTCTGGAGAAGTGA
- the ZBTB1 gene encoding zinc finger and BTB domain-containing protein 1 isoform X1 — protein sequence MAKPSHSSYVLQQLNNQREWGFLCDCCIAIDDIYFQAHKAVLAACSSYFRMFFMNHQHSTAQLNLSNMKISAECFDLILQFMYLGKIMTAPSSFEQFKVAMNYLQLYNVPDCLEDIQDADCSSSKCSSSASSKQNSKMIFGVRMYEDTVARNGNESNRWCAEPSSTVNTPHNREPDEESLQLGNFPEPLFDVCKKSSVSKLSTPKERVSRRFGRSFTCDSCGFGFSCEKLLDEHVLTCTNRHSYQNTRSYHRIVDVRDGKDGGIKAEFGEKDSSKTFSPQTEKYRGDTSQAADDSTSTTGSRKSSTVESELASEEKSRAAERKRIIIKMEPEDIPTDELKDFNIIKVTDKDCNESTDNDELEDEPEEPFYRYYVEEDVSIKKSGRKTLKPRMSLNADERVGLENMRPPNNSSPVQEDTENASCELCGLTITEEDLSSHYLAKHIENICACGKCGQILVKGRQLQEHAQRCGEPQDLTMNGLGNTEEKMDMEENPDEQSEIRDMFVEMLDDFRDNHFQINSIQKKQLFKHSACPFRCPNCGQRFETENLVVEHMSSCLDQEMFKNAIMEENERDHRRKHFCNLCGKGFYQRCHLREHYTVHTKEKQFVCQTCGKQFLRERQLRLHNDMHKGMARYVCSICDQGNFRKHDHVRHMISHLSAGETICQVCFQIFPNNEQLEQHMDVHLYTCGICGAKFNLRKDMRSHYNAKHLKRT from the coding sequence ATGGCAAAGCCCAGCCACAGCAGCTACGTCCTTCAGCAGCTAAACAACCAAAGGGAATGGGGCTTTCTCTGTGACTGTTGTATTGCAATTGATGACATTTACTTTCAAGCGCACAAAGCTGTGCTAGCTGCTTGTAGCTcctattttagaatgtttttcatGAACCATCAGCATAGTACTGCACAACTGAACCTCAGCAACATGAAAATTAGTGCTGAGTGTTTTGATCTCATTTTGCAATTTATGTATTTAGGGAAAATTATGACAGCTCCCTCCAGTTTTGAGCAATTTAAAGTGGCAATGAATTACCTACAGCTGTACAACGTTCCCGACTGCTTAGAAGACATACAGGACGCAGATTGTTCTAGTTCAAAATGTTCATCTTCTGCTTCTAGCAAACAGAACAGCAAAATGATATTTGGGGTAAGAATGTATGAAGATACTGTGGCTAGAAATGGCAATGAATCCAACAGGTGGTGTGCAGAGCCAAGTTCAACAGTAAATACACCACATAACAGAGAGCCTGATGAAGAGTCTTTACAATTGGGTAATTTTCCTGAACCACTGTTTGATGTATGTAAAAAAAGCTCTGTGTCCAAATTATCTACTCCAAAAGAACGTGTGTCACGACGCTTTGGACGAAGTTTTACCTGTGATAGTTGTGGATTTGGCTTTAGCTGTGAAAAATTATTAGATGAGCATGTGCTAACCTGTACTAACAGACATTCATACCAAAACACGAGATCCTACCACAGAATAGTAGATGTTAGAGACGGAAAAGATGGTGGTATCAAGGCTGAATTTGGTGAAAAGGATTCTTCTAAGACATTCTCTCCACAGACGGAAAAATACAGAGGAGACACAAGCCAGGCTGCTGATGATTCGACTTCGACCACTGGAAGCAGAAAGAGTAGCACAGTGGAGTCTGAACTAGCCAGTGAAGAAAAAAGCAGAGCTGCTGAGAGGAAAAGAATCATCATCAAGATGGAGCCAGAAGACATTCCTACAGATGAACTGAAAGACTTTAACATTATTAAAGTTACTGATAAAGACTGTAATGAATCCACTGACAATGATGAATTAGAAGATGAGCCTGAAGAGCCATTTTATAGATATTATGTTGAAGAAGatgtgagtattaaaaaaagtgGTAGGAAAACTCTAAAACCTCGGATGTCGCTAAATGCTGATGAAAGAGTTGGTTTAGAAAACATGAGGCCTCCTAACAACAGTAGTCCTGTACAAGAGGATACTGAAAATGCATCTTGTGAGCTGTGTGGACTCACAATAACCGAGGAGGACCTGTCATCTCATTACTTAGCCAAACACATTGAAAATATCTGTGCATGTGGTAAATGTGGACAAATACTTGTGAAGGGTAGACAGCTTCAGGAACATGCTCAGAGATGTGGAGAACCCCAAGATCTGACAATGAATGGGTTAGGAAATACTGAGGAGAAAATGGACATGGAAGAGAATCCTGATGAGCAGTCTGAAATAAGAGATATGTTTGTTGAAATGTTGGATGATTTTAGGGACAATCATTTTCAGATAAACAGTATCcaaaaaaagcagttatttaaaCATTCTGCTTGTCCTTTTCGGTGTCCTAATTGTGGCCAGCGTTTTGAAACTGAAAATCTAGTGGTTGAACATATGTCTAGCTGCCTAGACCAAGAAATGTTTAAGAATGCTatcatggaagaaaatgaaagagatcACAGACGAAAGCATTTTTGTAATCTCTGTGGAAAAGGGTTTTATCAGCGATGTCACCTAAGAGAACACTATACTGTTCATACGAAGGAAAAACAGTTTGTGTGCCAGACATGTGGAAAGCAGTTTTTAAGAGAACGTCAGTTGCGACTGCACAATGATATGCACAAAGGCATGGCCAGGTATGTCTGTTCCATTTGTGATCAAGGAAACTTCAGAAAACATGACCATGTACGGCATATGATTTCTCATTTATCTGCTGGTGAGACTATATGCCAGGTCTGCTTTCAGATATTCCCAAATAATGAACAGTTGGAACAGCACATGGATGTTCATCTGTATACATGTGGAATATGTGGAGCAAAATTTAATTTGAGGAAAGATATGAGATCACATTATAATGCCaagcatttgaaaagaacatAA